The following proteins come from a genomic window of Streptomyces sp. GS7:
- a CDS encoding FHA domain-containing protein gives MQIRLTVLGPRSGHTTRACDVLVTAPAGTALASVAGSLAASVAGAGADVGAAGGSAPVVLYAGSERLDPQRAAIGEPPLIDGAVLSLQGPGPAPAHGLPHGSARLRVVSGPDAGGVHLLHGGQIRIGRSADADVPLDDPDVSRLHCAVTVEPDGSVYVADLRSTNGTAVDGAELGEREAALRPGALLRIGESALRLQAAPSTPDPALGVTPDGEGHLRVAPGTADGAPAPHTAAAPETGARASGTGHSSLGAAPYPAPGDAYGPPAAAAPVPAPRGSTAHGGTARRDTPLRGTPAPSAGGPRGTTTGGYGSGPRGSLSTAPGPAAAPYGSTTPGGTPPVRHDRAAPDTQEILGSRTAPDGRGPDDSGRGHGHPVADTAPAADQTHGGQQSLAPADPVTRKAGRRGGIGAWARRLAGGRPAVEPLDGTLDAEAGPAAGPAGAPSRTAADEGPAAPPAGPAAHERWPDAAAILLTALGPGPHLWERGPDHPDALAVRLGTEDGPGGRSAVPVTVELRRAGALGLAGPRARLAGLARSAVAQLAALHSPGMLEIVLISTDRSRSTEERVADWSWLGWLPHVRPAHGQDCRLLLAYDKEQATARTAELVRRLDDSPLGPSWASAERSDVAAAAARHEGAYTLVIVDGDPGSSALRETTARLAAGGPACGIHLLCLAETPAATPAFPLAATYEAARAASPAFGECGAVAVLSGDVATALRVVQPGSGPNGTVATVDAVSGAWAERFARALAPLRETEAGGAGGPSVHRAAVPLPDTARLLDELGLARATPASLMARWAAALDTDRPGAAAVLGAGPHGPLVADLAADHTHLLLEGAAATGKTELLRSLAASLAAADRPDLLSLVLVDGGGSERGEGLRLCTDLPHVTTYLAASDPVRMREFAQALSSELKRRAEILAGTPFADWRAKHLPAPRIIAPRRSAETTGPATLGDTPQEQITLRNRCRNNEESGTPADPSETGTLRLRSRNGAPGTPPPGTAGSSDPAVAAAPMPRLFVLVDDFDALVSPALGSTGRPAAGSVVRALEAVARDGADLGVHLIAATGHPDRTDGTATAERAGLRIQLGSAADPSEPVPPGRGRLHRAEDGSSTPFQAGRVTGRIPRTSTLRPTVVPLEWPRMGDPPARRPLRELGNGPTDLALLASALQRAAQSSGAPATPPLV, from the coding sequence ATGCAGATCCGGCTGACCGTCCTCGGGCCGCGCAGCGGCCACACCACGCGGGCCTGCGACGTGCTCGTGACGGCCCCCGCCGGGACCGCCCTGGCGTCGGTGGCCGGCTCCCTCGCGGCCTCCGTGGCGGGCGCCGGCGCGGATGTCGGCGCCGCCGGCGGCAGCGCGCCCGTCGTGCTCTACGCCGGATCCGAGCGGCTCGACCCGCAGCGCGCCGCGATCGGCGAGCCGCCGCTGATCGACGGCGCGGTCCTCTCCCTCCAGGGCCCCGGCCCCGCCCCCGCCCACGGCCTGCCGCACGGCTCCGCCCGGCTCCGCGTGGTCTCCGGCCCGGACGCCGGCGGGGTACACCTGCTGCACGGCGGCCAGATCCGCATCGGCCGCTCCGCCGACGCGGACGTCCCGCTGGACGACCCGGACGTCTCCCGGCTGCACTGCGCCGTCACCGTCGAGCCGGACGGGTCGGTTTACGTGGCCGACCTGCGCTCCACGAACGGCACCGCGGTCGACGGCGCCGAACTCGGCGAGCGGGAAGCCGCGCTGCGCCCCGGCGCCCTGCTCCGCATCGGCGAATCGGCCCTGCGGCTCCAGGCCGCCCCCAGCACCCCCGATCCGGCACTCGGCGTCACACCCGACGGAGAGGGCCACCTCCGGGTGGCCCCCGGGACGGCGGACGGCGCCCCCGCACCGCACACCGCAGCCGCCCCGGAAACCGGCGCGCGCGCCTCCGGCACCGGCCACTCGTCCCTCGGCGCCGCCCCGTATCCGGCACCCGGCGACGCGTACGGCCCCCCGGCCGCCGCCGCTCCCGTACCGGCCCCCCGCGGCAGCACCGCCCACGGCGGCACGGCCCGCCGGGACACCCCGCTGCGCGGCACCCCGGCCCCGTCCGCCGGCGGCCCGCGCGGCACGACCACCGGCGGATACGGCTCCGGGCCGCGGGGCTCCCTCTCCACCGCCCCGGGCCCGGCCGCCGCCCCGTACGGTTCGACCACCCCCGGCGGCACGCCCCCCGTACGGCACGACCGGGCGGCCCCGGACACCCAGGAGATCCTCGGCTCCCGCACCGCGCCCGACGGCCGCGGACCCGACGATTCCGGCCGCGGCCACGGCCACCCCGTCGCCGACACCGCGCCGGCCGCCGACCAGACCCACGGCGGCCAGCAGTCCCTGGCACCCGCCGACCCGGTGACCCGTAAGGCGGGCCGCCGGGGCGGCATCGGGGCCTGGGCACGGCGGCTGGCCGGCGGGCGCCCCGCCGTGGAGCCCTTGGACGGCACCCTGGATGCGGAGGCCGGTCCGGCCGCCGGACCGGCCGGCGCCCCCTCCCGTACGGCCGCCGACGAGGGCCCTGCCGCACCGCCTGCCGGACCCGCCGCCCACGAACGCTGGCCGGACGCCGCCGCGATCCTGCTCACCGCGCTCGGGCCGGGCCCCCACCTCTGGGAGCGCGGACCGGACCACCCGGACGCCCTCGCCGTCCGCCTCGGCACGGAGGACGGGCCCGGCGGCCGGTCCGCGGTGCCGGTCACCGTGGAACTGCGCCGGGCCGGCGCCCTGGGACTGGCCGGTCCGCGGGCGCGGCTCGCCGGACTGGCGCGGTCCGCCGTCGCCCAGCTCGCCGCGCTGCACTCCCCCGGGATGCTGGAGATCGTGCTGATCAGCACGGACCGGTCGCGCAGCACCGAGGAGCGGGTCGCCGACTGGTCCTGGCTGGGCTGGCTGCCGCACGTCCGCCCGGCCCACGGCCAGGACTGCCGGCTGCTGCTCGCCTACGACAAGGAGCAGGCCACCGCCCGTACCGCCGAACTGGTGCGGCGGCTGGACGACAGCCCGCTGGGACCCTCCTGGGCCAGCGCCGAACGCTCCGACGTGGCCGCCGCGGCGGCCCGCCATGAGGGGGCGTACACCCTCGTCATCGTGGACGGCGACCCCGGCTCGTCCGCGCTGCGCGAGACCACGGCGCGGCTGGCGGCGGGCGGCCCGGCCTGCGGAATCCACCTGCTCTGCCTGGCCGAGACCCCGGCCGCCACGCCGGCCTTCCCGCTGGCCGCGACGTACGAGGCGGCACGGGCGGCGTCACCGGCGTTCGGCGAGTGCGGGGCGGTGGCCGTGCTCAGCGGCGACGTCGCCACGGCGCTGCGCGTCGTCCAGCCGGGCTCCGGGCCGAACGGCACGGTCGCGACGGTGGACGCGGTCTCCGGCGCCTGGGCGGAGCGTTTCGCCAGGGCGCTGGCCCCGCTGCGGGAGACCGAGGCGGGCGGCGCCGGCGGGCCGTCGGTGCACCGCGCGGCCGTCCCGCTGCCCGACACGGCGCGGCTGCTGGACGAGTTGGGGCTGGCCCGCGCCACACCCGCGTCCCTGATGGCGCGTTGGGCGGCCGCCCTGGACACCGACCGGCCGGGCGCCGCCGCGGTGCTCGGCGCCGGCCCGCACGGCCCGCTGGTCGCCGATCTCGCCGCCGACCACACCCATCTGCTCCTGGAGGGCGCGGCGGCCACCGGCAAGACCGAGCTGCTGCGGTCCCTGGCCGCCTCGCTCGCCGCCGCGGACCGCCCGGACCTGCTGTCGCTGGTCCTGGTGGACGGCGGCGGCAGCGAACGCGGCGAGGGCCTGCGGCTGTGCACGGACCTCCCGCACGTGACGACCTATCTGGCCGCCTCCGACCCGGTGCGCATGCGGGAGTTCGCCCAGGCCCTGTCCTCCGAACTCAAACGGCGCGCGGAAATACTGGCCGGCACGCCCTTCGCCGACTGGCGCGCCAAGCACCTCCCGGCGCCCCGCATCATCGCCCCGCGCCGCTCCGCCGAGACCACCGGCCCCGCCACCCTCGGTGACACTCCGCAGGAACAAATCACTCTCCGTAATCGTTGCCGTAACAATGAGGAAAGCGGCACACCGGCGGACCCTTCAGAAACCGGCACACTCCGCCTGCGGTCCCGCAACGGCGCCCCGGGCACCCCGCCCCCGGGCACCGCGGGCTCCTCCGATCCCGCCGTGGCCGCCGCCCCCATGCCCCGCCTCTTCGTGCTCGTCGACGACTTCGACGCCCTGGTCTCCCCCGCCCTCGGCAGCACGGGCCGCCCGGCCGCCGGCTCCGTGGTGCGCGCCCTGGAGGCGGTGGCCCGGGACGGCGCGGACCTGGGCGTCCACCTGATAGCCGCCACCGGCCACCCGGACCGCACGGACGGCACCGCGACCGCCGAACGGGCCGGTCTGCGCATCCAGTTGGGCTCCGCCGCCGACCCGTCCGAGCCGGTACCGCCGGGACGCGGACGGCTGCACCGCGCGGAGGACGGCTCCTCGACGCCGTTCCAGGCGGGCCGGGTCACCGGACGCATACCTCGTACGTCCACGCTCCGGCCGACCGTGGTGCCCCTGGAGTGGCCGCGGATGGGCGACCCGCCGGCCCGGCGCCCGCTGCGCGAACTGGGCAACGGCCCGACGGACCTGGCCCTGCTGGCCAGCGCGCTGCAGCGCGCCGCCCAGTCCTCGGGGGCGCCGGCAACTCCGCCACTGGTGTAG
- a CDS encoding serine/threonine-protein kinase translates to MRPVGSKYLLEEPLGRGATGTVWRARQREAAGAEAAVPGQPGETVAIKVLKEELASDADVVMRFLRERSVLLRLTHPNIVRTRDLVVEGDLLALVMDLVDGPDLHRYLRDNGPFSPVAASLLTAQIADALAASHADGVVHRDLKPANVLLAGSDGSSEMHPMLTDFGIARLADSPGLTRTHEFVGTPAYVAPESAEGRPQTSAVDIYGAGILLYELVTGRPPFAGATALEVLHKHLSEEPRRPGSVPEPLWTIIERCLRKQPEERPSAENLARGLRTVAAGIGVHATPAQAEAALGVAALLAPDPAPATVPGTAGGQGAGDAAPTQVLPSNAGSYDPAAATSVLPSTGAPGGPAPTRAMPPVPPMPMGVPVAGPPEPEGPHPWESQLRAARDRNEQTQVQYLSPEDDPLRRRPQRRPAPQQYGGPPDPYAQQQQRPPAPQRRQEPPPQHYEPQRPPAREPRPRREPRPRSANPMRIPGLGCLKGCLFTLLLLFVAGWLVWEFTPLQQWIGTTKGFFAQVGDVFKSVQHFVQSLGG, encoded by the coding sequence GTGCGGCCGGTAGGCAGCAAGTACCTGCTCGAGGAGCCGCTGGGGCGCGGCGCCACGGGCACCGTCTGGCGCGCCCGCCAGCGGGAGGCGGCCGGTGCCGAGGCCGCCGTGCCGGGACAGCCCGGCGAGACCGTCGCGATCAAGGTCCTCAAGGAGGAGCTGGCGTCCGACGCGGATGTGGTGATGCGGTTCCTGCGGGAGCGCTCCGTCCTGCTGCGGCTCACCCACCCCAACATCGTCCGCACCCGCGACCTGGTCGTCGAGGGCGATCTGCTGGCGCTGGTCATGGACCTGGTCGACGGCCCCGACCTGCACCGCTACCTCCGCGACAACGGCCCCTTCAGCCCGGTCGCGGCCTCGCTGCTGACCGCGCAGATCGCCGACGCGCTGGCCGCCAGCCACGCCGACGGCGTCGTCCACCGCGACCTCAAGCCCGCGAACGTGCTGCTCGCCGGCTCCGACGGCAGCAGCGAGATGCACCCGATGCTGACCGACTTCGGTATCGCGCGGCTCGCCGACTCCCCGGGCCTGACCCGTACGCACGAGTTCGTCGGCACTCCCGCCTACGTGGCGCCGGAGTCCGCCGAGGGCCGTCCGCAGACCTCCGCCGTGGACATCTACGGCGCCGGCATCCTGCTGTACGAACTGGTCACCGGCCGGCCCCCGTTCGCCGGCGCGACCGCCCTGGAGGTGCTGCACAAGCACCTCAGCGAGGAGCCGCGCCGCCCCGGGTCGGTGCCCGAGCCGCTCTGGACGATCATCGAGCGCTGCCTGCGCAAGCAGCCGGAGGAGCGCCCCAGCGCCGAGAACCTCGCCCGCGGGCTGCGCACCGTCGCGGCCGGCATCGGGGTGCACGCCACCCCGGCCCAGGCCGAGGCCGCGCTGGGCGTCGCCGCGCTGCTCGCGCCCGACCCGGCGCCCGCCACGGTCCCCGGTACGGCCGGTGGCCAGGGGGCCGGCGACGCCGCCCCCACCCAGGTGCTCCCGTCCAACGCCGGCTCCTACGACCCGGCCGCGGCGACCAGCGTGCTGCCGTCCACGGGCGCGCCCGGCGGCCCCGCCCCGACCCGCGCCATGCCGCCGGTGCCCCCGATGCCCATGGGCGTGCCCGTGGCCGGCCCGCCCGAGCCCGAGGGCCCGCACCCGTGGGAGTCGCAGCTCCGCGCCGCCCGGGACCGCAACGAGCAGACCCAGGTGCAGTACCTCTCCCCCGAGGACGACCCGCTGCGCCGCCGTCCGCAGCGCCGCCCGGCCCCGCAGCAGTACGGCGGCCCGCCCGACCCGTACGCGCAGCAGCAGCAGCGGCCGCCGGCCCCGCAGCGCCGCCAGGAGCCGCCGCCGCAGCACTACGAGCCGCAGCGCCCGCCGGCCCGGGAGCCCCGGCCCCGGCGCGAGCCGCGTCCGCGCAGCGCCAACCCGATGAGGATCCCCGGTCTGGGCTGCCTCAAGGGCTGCCTGTTCACGCTGCTGCTGCTGTTCGTGGCGGGCTGGCTGGTGTGGGAGTTCACCCCGCTCCAGCAGTGGATCGGGACGACCAAGGGCTTCTTCGCGCAGGTCGGGGACGTCTTCAAGAGCGTGCAGCACTTCGTACAGAGTCTCGGCGGCTGA
- a CDS encoding serine/threonine-protein kinase: MARKIGSRYTAHQILGRGSAGTVWLGEGPEGAVAIKLLREDLASDQELVGRFVQERAALLSLEHPHVVGVRDLVVDGADLALVMDLVRGTDLRTRLERERRLAPEAAVAIAADVADGLAAAHAARIVHRDVKPENVLLDMQGPLGPGGAHPALLTDFGIARLVDSPRRTRATKVIGTPDYLAPEIIEGLPPRASVDVYALATVLYEMLAGFTPFGGGHPGAVLRRHVTESVAPLPGIPDELWQLLIQCLAKAPASRLRAPELAARLREILPGLAGMPPLDIDEPEGDQPEDEAEGGAPAGSREESRYPAAAPGEAGPPRGAVPLVQGSAPDSNRETHTSMRVPGPDELAGGAHGTARAPRAAGERRAGSARHRSSAEVVRRRRVKLGMAAALVVVAAALGGWLASSGDEPGDATPGVHQPGGTAP; encoded by the coding sequence TTGGCACGGAAGATCGGCAGCCGGTACACCGCCCACCAGATCCTGGGGCGTGGCAGCGCCGGCACGGTATGGCTGGGCGAGGGTCCCGAAGGGGCCGTGGCCATCAAGCTGTTGCGTGAGGATCTCGCCTCCGACCAGGAGCTCGTCGGCCGCTTCGTACAGGAGCGGGCGGCGCTGCTGAGCCTGGAGCACCCGCATGTCGTCGGCGTCCGCGACCTCGTCGTCGACGGCGCCGACCTGGCGCTGGTCATGGACCTCGTACGGGGCACCGACCTGCGCACCCGTCTGGAGCGCGAGCGCCGGCTGGCCCCGGAGGCGGCGGTCGCCATCGCCGCCGACGTCGCCGACGGCCTGGCCGCCGCGCACGCGGCCCGCATCGTGCACCGCGACGTCAAGCCGGAGAACGTCCTGCTGGACATGCAGGGCCCGCTCGGCCCGGGAGGCGCGCATCCCGCGCTGCTCACCGACTTCGGTATCGCGCGGCTCGTCGACTCCCCCCGCAGAACCCGCGCGACCAAGGTCATCGGCACCCCCGACTACCTCGCCCCGGAGATCATCGAGGGGCTGCCGCCGCGCGCCTCGGTGGACGTCTACGCGCTGGCGACGGTCCTGTACGAGATGCTCGCCGGCTTCACGCCCTTCGGGGGCGGGCACCCCGGTGCGGTGCTGCGCCGCCATGTCACCGAGAGCGTCGCCCCGCTGCCCGGGATCCCGGACGAGCTGTGGCAGCTGCTGATCCAGTGCCTGGCCAAGGCGCCCGCGTCCCGGCTGCGCGCCCCGGAGCTGGCCGCCCGGCTGCGCGAGATCCTGCCCGGCCTGGCCGGTATGCCGCCGCTGGACATCGACGAACCCGAGGGCGACCAGCCCGAGGACGAGGCGGAGGGCGGCGCCCCCGCGGGGTCCCGTGAGGAATCCCGGTACCCGGCCGCGGCGCCCGGCGAGGCCGGCCCGCCGCGGGGCGCGGTCCCGCTGGTCCAGGGGTCGGCACCGGACTCCAACCGGGAGACGCACACCAGCATGCGGGTCCCCGGCCCGGACGAGCTGGCCGGTGGCGCGCACGGCACCGCCCGCGCCCCGCGGGCCGCCGGCGAGCGCCGGGCGGGCTCGGCCCGGCACCGCTCGTCGGCCGAGGTGGTGCGCCGCCGCCGGGTCAAGCTCGGCATGGCCGCCGCCCTCGTGGTCGTGGCGGCGGCCCTCGGCGGCTGGCTGGCCTCGTCCGGCGACGAGCCGGGCGACGCCACCCCGGGCGTGCACCAGCCGGGCGGCACCGCTCCGTGA
- the prfB gene encoding peptide chain release factor 2, translated as MAVVDVSEELKSLSSTMGSIEAVLDLDKMRADVAVLEEQAAAPSLWDDPENAQKITSQLSYLQGQLRRAEELRGRVDDLEVLFELAEAEGDEDARAEAEGELAAVRKAVDELEVRTLLSGEYDAREAVVSIRAEAGGVDAADFAEKLQRMYLRWAERHGHKTELYETSYAEEAGIKSTTFVVQVPYAYGTLSVEQGTHRLVRISPFDNQGRRQTSFAGVEVLPVVEQTDHIEIDESDLRVDVYRSSGPGGQGVNTTDSAVRLTHIPTGIVVSCQNERSQIQNKATAMNVLQAKLLERRRQEERAKMDALKGDGGNSWGNQMRSYVLHPYQMVKDLRTEFEVGNPQSVLDGDIDGFLEAGIRWRKQQEQQAE; from the coding sequence GTGGCAGTCGTCGATGTATCCGAAGAGCTGAAGTCCCTCTCCTCGACCATGGGGTCGATCGAGGCCGTCCTGGACCTCGACAAGATGAGGGCCGATGTCGCCGTGCTTGAGGAACAGGCAGCGGCGCCGTCCCTGTGGGACGACCCGGAGAACGCGCAGAAGATCACCAGCCAGCTGTCCTACCTCCAGGGCCAGCTGCGCCGGGCCGAGGAGCTGCGCGGCCGCGTCGACGACCTTGAGGTGCTCTTCGAGCTCGCCGAGGCCGAGGGCGACGAGGACGCCCGCGCCGAGGCCGAGGGCGAGCTGGCCGCCGTCCGCAAGGCGGTCGACGAGCTGGAGGTCCGCACGCTGCTCTCGGGCGAGTACGACGCCCGCGAGGCCGTGGTCAGCATCCGCGCCGAGGCCGGCGGGGTGGACGCCGCGGACTTCGCCGAGAAGCTCCAGCGGATGTATCTGCGCTGGGCCGAGCGCCACGGCCACAAGACCGAGCTCTACGAGACCTCGTACGCCGAAGAGGCCGGCATCAAGTCGACCACCTTCGTCGTCCAGGTGCCCTACGCCTACGGCACGCTCTCCGTGGAGCAGGGCACGCACCGCCTGGTGCGGATCTCGCCGTTCGACAACCAGGGCCGCCGCCAGACCTCCTTCGCGGGCGTCGAGGTGCTGCCGGTCGTCGAGCAGACCGACCACATCGAGATCGACGAGTCCGACCTGCGGGTGGACGTGTACCGCTCCTCGGGCCCCGGCGGCCAGGGCGTCAACACCACGGACTCCGCGGTCCGGCTGACGCACATCCCCACCGGCATCGTCGTCTCCTGCCAGAACGAGCGCTCGCAGATCCAGAACAAGGCCACCGCCATGAACGTCCTCCAGGCGAAGCTGCTGGAGCGGCGCCGCCAGGAGGAGCGGGCCAAGATGGACGCCCTCAAGGGCGACGGCGGCAACTCCTGGGGCAACCAGATGCGTTCGTACGTGCTGCACCCGTACCAGATGGTCAAGGACCTGCGGACGGAGTTCGAGGTCGGCAACCCGCAGTCCGTCCTGGACGGCGACATCGACGGCTTCCTGGAGGCCGGTATCCGCTGGCGCAAGCAGCAGGAGCAGCAGGCGGAATAG
- the ftsE gene encoding cell division ATP-binding protein FtsE, with the protein MIRFDNVSKTYPKQNRPALRDVSLEIERGEFVFLVGSSGSGKSTFLRLLLREERASHGAVHVLGKDLAKLSNWKVPQMRRQVGTVFQDFRLLPNKTVGQNVAFALEVIGRPRGQIRKTVPEVLELVGLGGKEDRMPGELSGGEQQRVAIARAFVNRPMLLIADEPTGNLDPQTSVGIMKLLDRINRTGTTVVMATHDQQIVDQMRKRVMELEKGRLVRDQSRGVYGYQH; encoded by the coding sequence GTGATCCGATTCGACAACGTCTCCAAGACCTACCCGAAGCAGAACCGCCCCGCCCTCAGGGATGTCTCCCTGGAGATCGAGCGCGGCGAGTTCGTCTTCCTGGTGGGTTCCTCGGGCTCCGGTAAGTCCACCTTCCTGCGGCTGCTCCTGCGTGAGGAGCGTGCCAGCCATGGTGCCGTGCACGTGCTGGGGAAGGACCTCGCCAAGCTCTCCAACTGGAAGGTCCCGCAGATGCGGCGCCAGGTGGGCACGGTCTTCCAGGACTTCCGGCTGCTCCCCAACAAGACGGTGGGGCAGAACGTCGCCTTCGCGCTGGAAGTCATCGGCAGGCCGCGCGGGCAGATCCGCAAGACCGTGCCCGAAGTCCTCGAACTCGTCGGCCTCGGCGGTAAGGAGGACCGTATGCCGGGTGAGCTCTCCGGTGGTGAGCAGCAGCGCGTCGCCATCGCGCGGGCCTTCGTCAACCGCCCGATGCTGCTCATCGCGGACGAGCCCACCGGCAACCTCGACCCGCAGACCTCCGTCGGCATCATGAAGCTGCTGGACCGGATCAACCGGACCGGCACGACGGTGGTCATGGCCACCCACGACCAGCAGATCGTCGACCAGATGCGCAAGCGGGTCATGGAACTTGAGAAGGGCCGGCTCGTACGCGACCAGTCGCGCGGCGTGTACGGCTACCAGCACTGA
- the ftsX gene encoding permease-like cell division protein FtsX, with protein MRAQFVLSEIGVGLRRNLTMTVAVIVSVALSLGLFGASLLMRDQVSTMKGYWYDKVNVSIFFCNKNDAETAGNCAKGAATQQQKDDIKAELNRLPIVQNVQYESSDEAYKHYKEQFGDTPVAGLVTPDQLPESFRVKLKDPTKFAVIKSAFSERPGVEQVQDQRDTVEPLFNLLNGMNIAALCVMGLMLVVALMLIVNTVRVSAFSRRRETGIMRLVGASSFYIQMPFILEAAIAGLLGAVFACVLIGGGKYLLINNWLAKKIQVINFIGWDSVITVLPLVLLIGLLMPALAAFFALRKYLKV; from the coding sequence ATGCGCGCCCAGTTCGTCCTGTCGGAGATCGGCGTCGGTCTCCGCCGAAACCTCACGATGACCGTCGCCGTCATCGTCTCGGTAGCCCTCTCGCTCGGCCTGTTCGGCGCCTCGCTGCTCATGCGGGACCAGGTCAGCACCATGAAGGGCTACTGGTACGACAAGGTCAACGTCTCCATCTTCTTCTGCAACAAGAACGACGCCGAAACGGCCGGCAACTGCGCCAAGGGCGCGGCCACCCAGCAGCAGAAGGACGACATCAAGGCCGAGCTGAACCGGCTGCCGATCGTGCAGAACGTGCAGTACGAGTCCAGCGACGAGGCGTACAAGCACTACAAGGAGCAGTTCGGCGACACCCCGGTCGCCGGTCTGGTGACGCCCGACCAGCTGCCGGAGTCCTTCCGGGTCAAGCTGAAGGACCCGACGAAGTTCGCGGTCATCAAGTCGGCGTTCTCGGAGCGGCCCGGCGTCGAGCAGGTGCAGGACCAACGGGACACCGTTGAGCCCCTGTTCAACCTCCTCAACGGCATGAACATCGCCGCGCTGTGCGTGATGGGGCTGATGCTGGTCGTTGCGCTGATGCTGATCGTCAACACCGTGCGGGTGTCGGCGTTCAGCCGCAGGCGGGAGACCGGGATCATGCGGCTGGTGGGAGCGTCCAGCTTCTACATCCAGATGCCGTTCATCCTGGAGGCCGCCATCGCCGGTCTGCTCGGCGCGGTGTTCGCGTGCGTGCTGATCGGTGGCGGCAAGTACCTCCTCATCAACAACTGGCTGGCGAAGAAGATCCAGGTGATCAACTTCATCGGCTGGGACTCGGTGATCACGGTGCTGCCACTGGTGCTGCTCATCGGGCTGCTGATGCCCGCGCTCGCCGCGTTCTTCGCGCTGCGCAAGTACCTCAAGGTGTGA
- a CDS encoding S41 family peptidase, with translation MSGPCSYGRPRRIRRGAVLTLLLAGVLATGAVTGAWHDEAEGAVEQTAAERPAGPAADRAAVERAAAQAVADGKSGSQAAAEVVSRSGDRWSAIYTPGEFEDFQAQLDGAYVGVGLWVRQRTGGLVVVSRVQPGSPAARAGVAVGDRLDAIDGRASRGRPVTETVARLRGDDRAGSPRAAAGTPVRLDLERAGRHWSVTLHRARLRTQNVTVDRPAGAGGPTRIKVAAFTRGTGAAVRRAVAAADRRHGLLLDLRGNTGGLVTEAVATASVFLDGGLVATYDVRGSQRALYAERAGDTRTPLVVLVDGGTMSAAELLSGALQDRGRAVVVGAPTFGKGSVQMPSELADGSVAELTVGHYRTPSGHTVDGAGITPDLVVEDHAENRARTVLSGLGTGA, from the coding sequence ATGTCGGGCCCGTGTTCGTACGGCCGGCCCCGCCGCATCCGCCGCGGGGCGGTCCTCACACTGCTCCTCGCCGGGGTGCTGGCCACGGGGGCGGTGACCGGGGCGTGGCATGACGAGGCCGAGGGTGCCGTGGAGCAGACCGCCGCGGAGCGCCCGGCCGGGCCGGCGGCGGACCGCGCGGCCGTCGAACGGGCCGCCGCGCAGGCCGTAGCGGACGGCAAGTCCGGTTCGCAGGCCGCCGCCGAGGTGGTCAGCCGCAGCGGCGACCGCTGGTCGGCGATCTACACCCCCGGGGAATTCGAGGACTTCCAGGCGCAGTTGGACGGCGCCTACGTCGGCGTCGGCCTGTGGGTGCGGCAGCGGACCGGCGGCTTGGTCGTGGTGTCCCGGGTCCAGCCCGGCAGCCCCGCCGCCCGCGCCGGGGTCGCCGTCGGGGACCGCCTGGACGCCATCGACGGCCGGGCCTCCCGGGGGCGGCCGGTCACCGAGACGGTCGCCCGGCTGCGCGGCGACGACCGCGCGGGCTCCCCGCGGGCCGCGGCCGGCACCCCCGTCCGGCTGGACCTGGAGCGGGCCGGCCGGCACTGGAGCGTGACCCTGCACCGCGCCCGGCTGCGCACCCAGAACGTCACCGTGGACCGCCCGGCCGGCGCCGGCGGCCCGACCCGGATCAAGGTCGCCGCGTTCACCAGGGGCACCGGCGCGGCCGTGCGCCGCGCGGTCGCCGCCGCCGACCGGCGGCACGGGCTGCTGCTGGACCTGCGCGGCAACACGGGCGGCCTGGTCACCGAGGCCGTCGCCACCGCGTCGGTCTTCCTGGACGGCGGCCTGGTCGCCACCTACGACGTCCGCGGCAGCCAGCGCGCCCTGTACGCGGAGCGCGCCGGCGACACCCGCACCCCTCTGGTCGTCCTGGTCGACGGCGGCACGATGAGCGCCGCCGAGCTGCTGTCGGGCGCCCTCCAGGACCGCGGCCGGGCGGTGGTGGTCGGCGCCCCGACGTTCGGCAAGGGCTCGGTCCAGATGCCCAGCGAGCTCGCGGACGGCTCGGTGGCCGAGCTGACCGTCGGCCACTACCGCACCCCCTCCGGCCACACGGTCGACGGCGCGGGCATCACCCCCGACCTGGTCGTCGAGGATCATGCGGAGAACCGGGCCCGCACAGTATTGAGTGGCCTCGGCACCGGCGCGTAG
- the smpB gene encoding SsrA-binding protein SmpB — protein MAKDKGKDKNAGRKLVAQHKKARHDYHILDTYECGLVLTGTEVKSLRQGRASLVDGFVQIDGNEAWLHNVHIPEYAQGTWTNHSARRKRKLLMHRAEIDKLESKSQESGHTIVPLSLYFKDGRAKVEIALAKGKKEYDKRQTLREKQDRREADRAMSAARRKQRA, from the coding sequence ATGGCTAAGGACAAGGGCAAGGACAAGAACGCCGGGCGCAAGCTCGTCGCGCAGCACAAGAAGGCGCGGCACGACTACCACATTCTGGACACCTATGAGTGCGGTCTGGTGCTGACCGGCACCGAGGTGAAGTCGCTGCGCCAGGGCCGGGCGTCGCTGGTGGACGGATTCGTCCAGATCGACGGCAATGAAGCCTGGCTGCACAACGTACACATCCCCGAATACGCCCAGGGCACCTGGACCAACCACAGCGCGCGGCGCAAGCGGAAGCTGCTGATGCACCGCGCCGAGATCGACAAGCTGGAGTCCAAGAGCCAGGAGTCGGGGCACACGATCGTGCCGCTGTCCCTCTATTTCAAGGACGGCCGGGCCAAGGTCGAGATCGCGCTGGCCAAGGGCAAGAAGGAGTACGACAAGCGGCAGACGCTCCGCGAGAAGCAGGACCGCCGGGAGGCGGATCGGGCGATGTCGGCGGCTCGCCGCAAGCAGCGCGCCTGA